TTTTTCAATTGTAGAGATTACATAATTTCGATCACTAATTTGATGACTACCAATAAGTTCGGTTGGTTCTGCTAATACTATATCGGGTCCCAATACCGCCAATGCCTGCCCTTCTTGACCAGAATCAGCGCATACAATTGTTAGCAGCCCTACATCCTTTGCCCTTTGAATCGCTTTAGATAAATCTGAACATGACATTGGATTATCCGCATGATTTAACACAACAGCCTGGACGCCAATATGTTTTAAAGATTCGGCGAATACTCGTCCCATAGAATCACCACACTCAATGTTATCCATATGTTGGGCAGTCACGATTAAGTTTTGACACTCCTTAGCGACGATGGCTAATTCCGTCAGTGGAGCTGTAAACAATATGTCAATAGGATATTCTTCAGCTAACTGATCAGCATGACGAGCTAAGTCCATTAATGATTCGCCAAACAGAAAACTTTTAGGGTTTACAACGAAAAAAGGAGCTTTAATTTTTTTATTTACCAATCTTACGGCCATCCTTTCTATTTCAGATGACAATCTTTTGTGTATTAAATATGCTGTAATATTTATCAAGGCACTGCCCTATGTCACTGCGCATTTGCGCTTGGACTTCAAAATAGTTTCGTCTTTCCCCTGCTATATTCTCTACCGATGCATTTATTAAATCTGTAAAAATATTGATTTTTACAATGTTACTTAAAGCACAACGGTATAGATTATCTTCTCCAGAAGAAGAACCGCCGTGTAACACGAGAGGAACAGGAACAGCTTTGGAAATTTCACTTAACCTTTCAAAATTAATTTCTGGGGTTCCAACATAATTCCCGTGTGCAGTACCAATAGAAATAGCTAATGAATCGACTTCTGTTTTTTCGTAAAACCTTTTGGCATCTTCTACAGTGGTGTAAAAAGACTCGCTATGTTCATGGTTTTCATAGTTCTCTCCCGAACCAA
This window of the Sporosarcina ureilytica genome carries:
- a CDS encoding triose-phosphate isomerase, with the protein product MVNKKIKAPFFVVNPKSFLFGESLMDLARHADQLAEEYPIDILFTAPLTELAIVAKECQNLIVTAQHMDNIECGDSMGRVFAESLKHIGVQAVVLNHADNPMSCSDLSKAIQRAKDVGLLTIVCADSGQEGQALAVLGPDIVLAEPTELIGSHQISDRNYVISTIEKIKKINPCVLVEQGAGIRSAQDVAELLRLGADGVGVTSGIVKAEKPIEMMKEMIEVVAIYGKKGSIL
- a CDS encoding class II fructose-bisphosphate aldolase, whose amino-acid sequence is MLVSSKKIFNIALKKRFAIPATNFVDQNTLRAYIAVAEKKKLPLIISFAQAHDEVMCLKEAALLGKFYAQHASVPIVLHLDHGQEIDFVKRAVDLGFTSVMIDASQDSFEENVKKTKEVIAYAHSRGVVVEAEIGHVGSGENYENHEHSESFYTTVEDAKRFYEKTEVDSLAISIGTAHGNYVGTPEINFERLSEISKAVPVPLVLHGGSSSGEDNLYRCALSNIVKINIFTDLINASVENIAGERRNYFEVQAQMRSDIGQCLDKYYSIFNTQKIVI